The Theobroma cacao cultivar B97-61/B2 chromosome 1, Criollo_cocoa_genome_V2, whole genome shotgun sequence genome contains the following window.
AATTATCAAACTCGACAaaatttcataacataaagttGATTCTAAAGACTGGTTGGCAGCTGGCATAGGctttaacttaaaattttattacagAAATTCCTCTATTTGTAAATCGTTTTCCCTGAAAAATCAGATGAAAAGAATACTTCTAGGCTTCAAATTAAGGAGCTTCCTTAGAAAAGCAAAGACTAGAAGGGAAGGAGAAATGAAACAGGTCAAAGTTCGATTCTTTCCAAGGACTTACTTGTGGGGTTGGTGTAGAACGAGGCTGTGAACGAGGAGGAGCAGGAGGCGGAGGCTGAAAACGAGAAGACTGAGAAGGAGAAGGAGTAGCAACTCTAGTGCCACCATTTATGACAATCCTCAAAGGGTTTGTCGGGTTCAATCTCTGCATCATTGACACATTAAAATGGTCTCTTTGATCCTCAATTCTCTCCAACGCCATCTCTTCAATAACAGCTCCCGCTTGTCCTTTCTCCAAGTCtattttctcttcctctcctTCTCTCTCCTCCTCCTCACCCtcctcttctctttcttcttcctcttctttcttCGTATCATTCTCCCTCTCTTCTCTCCTTTGTTCTTCACTCTCTCCTTCTACCACCTGCAACAAAACCACCGCAGAAATCCTCGAAACTTCAAACTTAtcaacaaaaacaagaaaacaaaaagaaccCAACCCCCCGCCCCCCTACCaatagaagaaaacaaaaaaagcaaaaaaaaaaaagaaaaactaaaattaattgtcTAAGGGTCAAGATGTTACATGTTCGGTAGCACCCATGCCGGTGGTAATGACCTCAAATTCCGGTCGCGGTGGCGGCGgcggaggaggaggaggagaaggGTTGTTGTCAAATGTTGTTGGATTCTGTATGATACCAGTATTAGTATATTGTAATATTTGTGATGCTAGGTGATGTTAAACGTGATTGGCTCATTTGACTGTTAAAAAACAGAAGGCTTTTCAGAATGCTGCTGCCATTGTTGTTATTACCACATGCTTCAAAAGAAGTAGGACCCTGTTTTGTTTGATAACCGCCGACGCTCTATGACAGCGCGTGTCAAGCACCGGACGTTACTACTGCCATTGGAGATGTAAAGGAGTAAAAAAGaagaccaaataaaaaaaaagtctttcTCATGCAAAGGAAAACTATGGAGATGGAAAGACGTGACACAGGAGAAAGAACTGACAAGGGACAAGTACTACCTTGTCACAATATAACTATAGACATTTGGCATTGGAAAAATACAAGATAAAGTTGAAGATTTGAAGGGTATATTATCCGTAGTTTACAGGTCGTGTAAGGCACAACAATCTCATACCATTGGTGGGTTAACAAAAGGTTTTCACAGGATGGTTGTGTCGTCAGATACTCATTTTCTCCTACAGTCAATGACAAAAGCTACTTTCGATTGAGTCAATTAATTCGATTTATGTAGCATATGAAAAACTGGGAACTAAAGCTTCAACAACTTTTGCTGCAAACCAGGAAACCAGTCCCcattatttgtttttcacAGTCAGTCACATTGTTGGAGGGATTTGGGTTGGTTTGCTTTTTGATGGATAGTATAGGCAGCGAAAATTATTCATGATGCTAGTCCTAAATGATccaaaataatgatgattgtCGACCATGGGCAAATTTTTTGGCAATCAACATCCAGGAATCCCAGCAATAAATGTTCCATGAAAAGCTGCACCGCGGGTAGGTTGATTGACATTGAATTGTTCTTTCCTCATGTATACTTAAAATGCAAAAGTAAATACTTTTACAAAATCCATTAGCAAAACAAAAGTTGCAAACAAAGAAATGAcgagaaacaaagaaaacccTTTTTCCAGTAGGGTAAGTACTTGAAAGGGTAACTGTTGCTTTCCTCTTCTTTCAAATTCTGATTCAGAGAAAGAGAAGCTTCGAAGATAGCTACATGAAGAATTAATAAGCGTTTCTGATCTAGAGTTAATCatgaaattaatcaaatattaaagAGTACAGAGATGAAGAGACAGGCAGGCTCCACAGCACGTTGCCATGGGGTCCCAGACAATGCTGACATGCAGACGTCATTGGAGTTCGAGTCAAGCTGTGTTGTGTAAACCCTTTTAACGTATGAAAAGTGGTCAAGCAATCCCCAAAACTCatggtttttcttcattccaTCGTTTTGGATTTGCCGGATCCTTCACTGCTCAACTCCATTAACATGAGCTGATCTGATCAGACACTGCTGCTAGATGCCAGTTATTAGCTGATGATGTGCATATGTAACTTTTTGTTGGAGTTAAGAAATGGGCATTTCACcatgaaaagaaacaaacgAAACTCGGTCACGTGCCAGAAAGTTGGCTCTCCTTTTACCTAATCTTTGCCTTAGGCGACGTTGACAACAGTGGATTGGGATTTTGTTGAAGATTGGATGACTCGGATCCACCTCAACTTGTCTTACGTGTCCTGTCATGGATTTATCATCAATTATTATTGTCGAAAAGCAGGGCCATCCTCAAGGTCAGAGGACTCGAGGGATAGAGGCCCTACTTACCCaagctttttttctttgtgttttgcTAAGATCAGACAATTTTCTAATGTTGGTAATATATTAGACAAAGTGGCAAGGAATTCATCAAAACTGCTGCAATTAGCAAAGGTTTAATTTGGTAATATGAACAAGCTTTTTGAGTTCAAAACCCAGAGCGCTTGCTCTTCAAACAAGTAGAAGCCAGAAGCATCACACTAAGGAATTACACATGtgagggaaaaaaataaataatatgacTATGAAAACAAGACTGTATTTCACAACACAAATGATCTTCAAACAAAAGCGACAAGCCGGATTTAAGTTTTCTTGACAAAGCATCTCTTCCTATCCATGCAAGAAGCTTCTGGGGTTAGAAAGTTCTTGACAGATTATCATCACTATTCCTTCACATCACTGGCAGATTCTGGGGGTAGCTTGACAATATTTAGTTGGCCACCATCCTTGTTAGCAATGGTGGCAGCTTTTATCTCATTGCACTGGTTTATGAACTTGGTCAGCTCCTGGTCCAGTAAGAGAAAGCTCATGTCAGCAATAGTCTCACAGAGACAATGTCAAAAAAGAGTATTTTGCTGGGAAGAATAGCAAATATAATTCTGGTTGTAGTTCACGGGGCAATGATTATGATGTTGATGCCTGTCTTTAGTTGAAAAAGATAGCTAAAATGACTTCCATCTAATGTTTAATTCTAAAATCTTCAACTAACGCAGGGAATCCTCATAACTAACTCCAGCTCATTTTCCATTTGGGCTGAGTTCAGTGTATCTCAAGATTAACACTGAACATCCATCTCAACAGGTATGCTCAAAACCAGTTCCCTAAATCACCACTGAGAACATGACTCTCAATAAATTCAGTTTCACTCAAGCAAGTTAAAGCAGAGGGGCAGACAGGCTGCAGCCGCACCCATATTAAAAGCACAGAAATCTTCCACTCCCATTTTTACCCTTTAACCAACAGATACACGCTCCATCACTCCAATCATATAAAACAAGCATGCATGTAGATGGCAGATTTTTTTGTTGTGAGAACGAGATAGATACAGCAGTTGATTTGGTACCAAAACAACACAATTACTGTATAAGACAACAAAGGAAGTTAATGACAGAAAATCACTTAACATGGAATTCAAACGAACATTAACCTTCTGTCCTCTATCTATATCTCTCTTTCTTACAAACACACAAACACACCAGCGGTCCCCCTCTGTTTTCCTCCCATGATAACCAAAAAGCTGTGAACAAATGAAAGATGCAAGCTAAAAAGACTCAAAGTTCGTAGTTATTTCcttttaaatacaaaaatcCAGTCTGAGAATGCACGCTGCACATCAGTTAAGGAACCCTTAAAACGCAGCTTTGTCAGTTTCAAGTGCcattaaatcatttatttaCACAAGTTGCCAGTTACAAGAACCCAttaataagagaaaaaagggTTAAAGAATACTAATAATGGTTGTGAACTCATTCACCCAATGTCAACAATCCTTCAGAGCAACTAAATCCAAAAGCTGAAAAATTTAGCTCTCGACGAATAAACAAATGACCCAATATGCAACTATTCAttgaattttcaattaaatttcatcaaacaGCCCATGACAAAGCGAAGAAGCACAGAAGCCCAAGTATGGTAAAAAGACAACAAAGTTTagcaaaattttcaaagaaagagcaaagaaaaagattaaagagATTGAGAATTACTCGATCAGCGTCCATATCTTTCGTCATCTTCGATGGCTTGACGACTCTCTTACCTGCAAAGGAAtcgaaatttgaaaaatgaatgaaaagaCGTGGAACCAATACATTCGCTTATAAGTATTATAAAGTTAAAAGGAGAAACCTTTGCGAACGTGAGGAAGCTTTCCATGGCGATTGGGAGGGATTGTTTTCTGCTTCTTTTGCCCTTTGAACAGATTTCCTTTCTGcgtcatctttctctctctctgcaAGAAGGTTGCTAGGGTTTTTGCCGCTTTCTACTTTAAGCGGCGCGTTACCGCCCACTAACCGTTTGGCGGTTCAGGCATTGGATTAACGGGTTACAAAGAGTCCACAGGTCCAGACCAATTATACATAGGCTGGGCCTAAGCTACAGCCATGAACTCGTTTCTTCCATGTTTTTCTCCCTTAAGGCCTTGTGGGCCTTTTCCattatctattttttgttttttccttttgactttaaatgaaaatatattatatatatttgggtGTTAATTGacattattatataataattgatAACGTAATTGACCGGATCACATGacaattaatattattaattatatcataattgatattgTAAATACATGATGACGTGATGATTGCTAAAATATTTGACATGATGATATAATAATTGATATGATTAATTAGTTTAACGATTgattgttattaatttttattgaaattaaaaattaatgagattataattcaaactataataattttttaatataataaagatTTTTCTATATAAAATGCAATAGTTCAAGagtatttaatatttaaatcttAGTACTTGTACCTTATTATAACAAAAAgtatcaattttttcttttttatttgttacaatatataataaatattaaaaaaaaagaataaactttCTTTTATCCCACGTGAGGAAAGGAAACAACTAAAAGACCAAAGTAGCCTTCTTTGTAATTTCGCCATGTAGGCAAACTTCTTTCCAATAGCAGCCTTCCGCGTCAACGACAATTACGGAACctgaaaagacaaaaatggCCTTCAAAGCATGGCGCGTCAAAACTGTCGACCAAACCGAACTGACCCGTACTTTGTGTTTGTTTGAAAATCAAATACCAAAtcaaaaagtcaaaaaagagaaaactccCTCTCCTCCTCGCTTATGCATCGGTCCTCCGGTTTTCCACAGCGTCTAGACTGAGCCAATCAGAATTCGACGAACAATGTGCGGGACCTTCGCTTACCTGAACTACAACGTCACGCGTGACAGACGCTTCATTCTGGAGATCCTCTTCAATGGCTTGAGGCGGTTGGAGTACAGAGGCTATGACTCCGCCGGGATTTCCATCGATTCTTCGTCTCCATCGTTCCTATCTGCGGATCCGAACGGACAGTTTGCCGATTCTGCCCCTCCTCCTCTCGTCTTTCGCCAAGAAGGCAACATAGAATCACTCGTTAAATCCGTCTACAAAGGTAATTTCGTTTTTCTTTGGCTTCAATTCGGGTACTGaggatgaaatgaaaaatgaagtgAAAATTGTTTTACTTTTTGAGAAACTGTGCTTTGGGAAGTcgctttctttgttttaaaaGACTTGACTTGCAACGATTGTGCcaatttttagataaaataattgtgCTGTAGCGTTTGGCTTTAGAGAAAATGGCCAAAAAGAAAACGAAATGAGCGAGAAACGAAGACAAAGTTTGatcttttttctgttttgttttccGATAGTTGGAGGACttgaattttctcaatttctgCTTGACTTGGCTGACGGtgtattaaattattttctttataactTAGGGAAAATGCCATTTAAATGACaataaaataaggaaaatgaattttgaaatggTGATGTTGGTATTTCAGATGTCGCGTCAACAGAGCTGAATTTGGAGGAACCTTTTTCTGTTCATGCTGGACTAGCACACACCCGGTGGGCAACTCATGGAGAGCCATCTCCAAAAAACAGCCATCCTCAGACATCTGGTGCTGGAAATGAGTTCTTGGTTGTTCACAATGGCATCATTACAAACTATGAGGTTTGCTTATGACCTTTGAAGCTATGTTACTGCTTAATGTGCATTTCTAGTATAATTGGTCATGCTAATTGGGCACATTCCGTTTTTCTTGCATCTACATTGATAATTAGGCACATGCTTAAGCAATCACTCGGTTGTTTGCTTTTTTAGGTGTTGAAGGAAACACTGATCCGGCATGGTTTCAACTTTGAATCTGACACTGACACAGAAGTGATTCCAAAGCTTGCAAAATATGTTTTTGACAAGGCAAATGAAGAAGGTAAATGCAACATGTGCAAGATGGAGATGAGGTTTTCGAATTGCCACTTGTTTGAAATTACATTGTTTCTGCTAAATAACTGCATATATGCCTGTTAATGATGCAATAGCTTGAGGGTACTCTCTTTTAACAAAGGCAGGCAAGCAGGGGTTAAATGTTTGAGTTTACCGACTGGTAAGGTTAGAACTTGAGGGACAGGGTCCAAGTCATTGAGGCAATCTTAGTCCTTGGCTCTGGTgctttttcttaatatatgTCGTTAGCTCTAAATAACCTCATTCTTCTTGTCAGACAAATATCTGATCTATTCTGTTGTTACTTATAGCATAACAGTGTGAATTAGAATCTTCAAACATTGTTTGGatggaaaaaagaataatgtTCTTTTAATCAATGTTGATCAACtttgcttctttttatttccaatAAGCTTAAGAAGGTCAATATTAGTCGATTTAGTTTGAAGTGGTGTTTTACTGATTATCCTGCAGGTGACCAGACTGTCACATTCAGTCAAGTTGTGCTTGAAGTTATGAGGCATCTTGAAGGAGCCTATGCCCTTATATTCAAAAGTCGTCACTATCCAAATGAGTTGATTGCTTGTAAACGTGGTAGTCCATTG
Protein-coding sequences here:
- the LOC18614586 gene encoding uncharacterized protein LOC18614586; its protein translation is MTQKGNLFKGQKKQKTIPPNRHGKLPHVRKGKRVVKPSKMTKDMDADRELTKFINQCNEIKAATIANKDGGQLNIVKLPPESASDVKE